ATTCGCCCTTGCCGGTTTCCAGCGCGATGGCCGTGGTGATGGTGCGGGTGTGCCACTTGATGTTGCCGCCCACCATCATGGCGATGCCCACTTCGCTGACGATGCGGCCGAAGGCCGAGGCCGACGCCAGCGCCATGGAGAAGCGCGCCTCGGCCAGGGTGGCGCACAGAAGCTGCCAGCGGTCCGCACCAAAGGCCAGCACGGTCTGGGTCAGGCGCACGTCCGTAGACTCGACCGCCGTCGCGGTCATGGCGGTGACAATGGGCAGGCCGAGCAGGGTGAGGCCTACGGCCATGCCCGGAACGGTGAACAACAGGCCCCACTCGCCCAGCGGCCCGCGCGTGGTGAACAGCCCGTAGACGATGAGCCCGATGACCACCGTGGGCAGCGAGAGCATCCAGTCCACAAACAGTCGGACCGCGCGGCGGCCGGGAAAACGGAAATGCCCCAGGGCGAAGCCGAGGGGCAGCCCCAGGGCAAGGCTGGCGGCCAGGGCCAGGGCCGTTACGCCGGCCGTGGCCCAGACCGCCGAAAAGGTCTCGGGGTCCAGGGCCAGCAGCAGCGCCACGGCCCTGGAAAACCCCTCGCTGAAGAAGTCCACGCTGCGCAGGGCTCCCGGCTACTTGGCCGCGTTGGGGATGAAGAGCTGCTTGCCCTCCACCTTGAAGTCGGCGATGGCCTTCTGCCCCACGGGCGAAACGAACCAGTCCAGCAGCTTCTTGGCCGCGCCGTGCTTGATCTTGGCGCACTTCTGGGCCAGCAGGATGATGCTGTACTGGTTGCGCAGGGCCAGATCGCCCTCGGAGAGGATCACCAGGCCGGACTTGCCATGATCCTTGGCCTCGTAGGCGATCCAGGTGCCCCGGTCGGTGATGGTGTAGGCCCCGCGCTCCGCGGCGATGCGCAGCGTGGCCAGCATCCCCTGGCCAACGCTCACGTACCAGGCGTCCTTGTCCGGGGCCAGGCCCGCGTTCTTCCACAGGCCCTGCTCCAGCTTGTGCGTGCCGGAGTCGTCGCCGCGGCTGACGAACACGGCCTTGGCGGCGGCGATGGTCTTCAGGGAGTCGCCCGCGCCCGCGCCCTTGATCTTGGCGGGGTCCTTGGCCGGGCCCACGATGACGAAATCGTTGTACATGAACTCCGAACGCTGCACGCCAAAGCCGTCGGCGATGAACTTCTTCTCCGCGCCCGGCGCGTGGACCATGAGCACGTCCACATCGCAGTTCTTGCCGTGCTCAAGGGCCTTGCCCGTGCCGACAGCGATCCAGCGCATGTCGAGCCCGGTGTCCTTCAGCACCTTGGGGGCGAGAGAATCAAGCAGGCCGGTGTCGGCGGTGCTGGTGGTGGTGCCCACCAGGATGGATTCGGCGGCCAGGGCGCTGCCGCAGAAGGCCAGCAGGGCCAGCAGGGCCAGCACGGTCAGAACCAGGGAAAATTTCCGCATGTGGAGCCTCCAGATTGTCTTTCATAACCTTCAACAACTCTGACACATGTCACAAATGACACAAGTCCCGTGACAGTGTAAAGTCCTGGTCTACCTCCCCACGCCATTGACCACGTTTTGCGGGCTGCCCGCGAGAAAGGCCCGCACATTGGCCGCGGCGATGCCGATGAGCCGCCTGCGCGCCTCCACGCTGGCCCAGGCCACGTGCGGCGTGACAAGGCAGTTGGGCGCGCCAAGCAGCGGATGGTCCGCGGCCGGGGGTTCCTGGCGCAGCACGTCCAGCGCCGCGCCGCCGATTCTCCCCTCCTGGAGGGCCGCCGCAAGCGCGTCCTCGTCCACCAGTTGGCCGCGCGCGGTGTTCACCAGAAAGGCCGAGGGCTTCATGCGCGCAAGCAGGGCGGCGTCCACCATGTTCTCGGTCTCCGGCGTAAGCGGGCAATGCAGGCTCACCACGTCCGCATCCTCGAAAAGATCCACCAGGCTGGCGAAGGCGAAGGGACCGTAAGGCGGAAGCTCCTTTGCGCGCGGCGCGTAGGCCAGCACGTTCATGCCGAAGGCGTGGGCCAGCTCGGCCACGCGGGCGCCGATGGCCCCGAACCCCACAACGCCCATGGTCTTGTTCGCAAGCTCCATGATGGGCGCGTCCCAGAAGCAGAAATCCGGCTGGGCGGACCAGCGGCCCTCGGCCACGGCGCGGGCATGGCGGCAGGCCTTGCCGAAAAGCTCCAAGGTCACGGCCATGACGTGCTGGGCCACGGACGAAGGCGAATAGCCCGGCACGTTGCAGACCGGAATGCCACGCGCGGCGGCGGCGGCCACATCGACCACGTTGTACCCGGTGGCCAGCAGGCAGATGCAGCGCAGTTCCGGCAGGGCCTCGATGGCGTTTTTGTCCAGCACGGTCTTGTTGGTGAAGAGCACCTGCGCCCCGTGCGCACGCTCCAACAGTTCCTCCGGGGCGGTGCGGTCGTACAGGGTCAGTTCACCCTGGTCGCCTATAAGCTCCCAATACGCCTCGCGCCCCATGGTCCAGGCGTCGAGCACGACAATACGCGGTGTTTCGGACATGCCATTCCTCCGATTGCGGTAGTATCGGAAATCCTAGCCCGCGTGCGGCGCCGCTGGCAAGAGGGCGAACCCGGCGACGAAACCCCCTTGACATTCCGCCGGGTTCGGGTGAAATGAAAACGGCCTGTGCGCCAGCATGGGCAAGAAACTTCCGGAGGGACGAGAATGTTCGCCGAACTCTTGAAAGACATGGCCCACAGCACCCCGCAGGGAACGGTCGGCGTCTCCCTGATCTTCATCTATCTTGCCTGGATCATCACCGTGGCCTTCATCCGCATCCAGCAAGGCAAGAAGGAAGGCCACCACTAGGCCTCCGGACCGGCCCGTCCGGTCCGCCATCATGGAAGAACCGATCCGCTGACCAGGCCGTTTCGCGCGGCTTGGTCAGTGTATATTTCGCCATGAGACACACCCGCCACAAACACCGTAAGCACATCGCCCCACTGCGCCTGTTCTGGCTCACAAGCGCGCTCCTGCTCTCCGTGCTGGCCGCGGCCGTGGGCGACGCCAGCGCCTCGGCCTGCGTTCCCGCGCTCTGCTGAAGCAGGCGCACGGACCGAAAGCCGCGCCTGGAGCGCGCCTACCTGTCTGCCCCTGGGGTCCGCCTCTCTCCTGCGCGGCACGCTTCCGGATAGTGCCCTCAATGCTCCCGGACAGTCCCTCTCCTGCGCTGAACGCGGCGCGCGCCAGCGGCAAGGCCGAATGCTTCATGCCAGCGGCCCTGCGCCAGTGGACCTACGCCGCCCGCTGCGCCCCCGAACAGGAAAGCGCCAACAGGGTCGCCCCGCTGGCTCCATGGGGACAGCCTCCCTTTCGTGGAACAGGACAAACAGCGGATCGGCCGACGGGGACGGAGTGCGAGCGAGGTCGTGCATGCCACAACTAGGCGTGCTGCTCCGCTCCGGCTTGATCCTTGCCGCCCAGAAGCACGGCCTGCAGCAGGTGGGGGGTGATGATGCGGATGACGCGGCGCCCCGTGGTGGCCGGACCGTCTGCGCCGGTGGTTTCGATGCTGATGTGGCGCTGGCCGACAAGACCCTGCAGATAGCCTTCGATGGTGGCGGGCGCGCAGACAAAGACATCGGCCAGTTGGCGCACGGCGGAATCGTACAGGAGCTCGCTCTGGCCGTTGGCCGCAAAAAGGTCCAGCACCCGCACGATGCCCATGGGCACGTTGGGCGCGCGCAGGGCCTTCTTGGTGGTGTTCTTGAGCCGCGTCACCATGACGTTCAGAATGGCCTGGATGGCGGGAGGCGCGGTCTGGATGTAGCCGTCCAGGTCGTCGCCATTCAGCACCACCACCTTGGAGTCCTCCAGGGCGATGGCCGTGGCCGTGCGGCTGTGGCTCTCCAGGAACAGCGCCATTTCCCCGAAAATGGACACGGGCTTGAGCACCGCGAAGACCTTCTTGCGGCCGTCCACGTTGCCGGAAATCTCCACCTTGCCCTCGACAAGAAGGTAGGCTTCGTCGCCCTTGCTGCCCTCGCTGAAGACGACGTTGTGCTTGAGCACGGTGCGCTGCAAAAACGAGCCCTGGCTCACCCGCTTCATGACCACGGAGCTGTCGCGGCTTCCCGGCAATGGCATGGCGCTACCTCGCGGTTGCTTCTTCGCTGACGAAAAACGGTCCCTTGCCGCCCTCTGCGCCGCGGCCCTCGGTCAGCACCATCCGGTAGCCGAAGGCGATGAACAGCGGGCGCTGGCCCCAGGTCTTCGGCCGCAGGCTGAACTCGAAGCCGATGCCCTGGTCGGCCCGCGCCTCGCGCGGGAGAAAGGTGCGCGTGTCCTGGGCCAGCACGCGGCCGTCCGCATCGCAAATATAGGCGGTGAAGCTCAGGGAATCGGCCCAGGTCGCCCACTGGGGCAGGCGCCTCATGTCCAGGTAGGCCCAGCCCTTGATGCCCGCAACATCGCCCACGGGCAGCACCTGATAGTCAAAGCGCATGAAATTCGTCGTCAGCGAGCGCGGCTCCTCAAGGGACCAGGCGTCGCGCTTCAGGTGCGCAGCGCTCATGGTCGGCTTGGCGCAACCCGCCACAAGCAGGACAAGAGCGGCCAGCGCCAGCGCGGCCACGACGCGCAGGGGGGTGGTGTGCGGCGTTTCTGTGCTCATGATTCCTGGATAGCACAAACGTCGCCGTATGCAAACAGGAACAGTCCGGACAGGGCAATCAGCCGCCGGGCATGTCCCGCCACTTGTCGCGCAGGTCGGCCCACAAGGCGGCCAAGCCAGCACGGAACACGGCGTCCATCTCCTCCCGCCCGTGCCGCCCCTCCAGCTTGATTTTGTTGCCGAACACCTGGCCCATGGCCGCCGGACCTTTGGCCTTGGCCAGGCTGGAATGCTGCACATGGGCCACGGCCACATCGCCCGCGTACACGGCCGGACGCCCGGCCGCGGCGCTGCGCAGGTCGCGGTCCAGGTCGTCGAACTGGGTGGGGCTGAAGCGGATGTCAAAACCGCCCAGGTCGCGCAGGGCGTCCACGCGCAGGGCATGGCAGCAGCCCGAGACGTGGACCGCCGGGCGCGCGTAGCTGTACAGGCCGAAATCCAGGGCCCCGGCGCAATTGTCGAACACGTTCACGTGTTCGGGCAGGCCGCGTATGGTGGCCTCGCGCCCGCTGGGGGCGAAGAGCTGGTAGTCGGCGGATTGCAGGCACTGCGGCGGTGTGGCCGAGACGATGCGGCACCCGGCGGCACCGGCCGAAGGATTGGCCTGCAACTCGCCCAGCAGGCGGGAAAGCCAGCGCTCCGGCAAAACCACGTCGTCGTCCAGAAACACGGCGAACTCCGCCGCCTGGACCTCCGGCTGGGCGATAAGCCAGTTGCGCGCGGCGGGCGCGCCCACGTTCACCGGCAGGCGGATGACCCGCAGGGCCCCCGGCGCGAACAGCCCGGCGGAAGCCTCCATGGCTTCGCCCGTGCCGTCGGCGCTGCCGTTGTCCAGGGCCAGCACCCGGGCCCCGCCCATGTCCGTGCGGGCCAGGCTGGCCAGGGTCTGTCGCGTCAGCTCCGCCTTGTTCCAGGAATAGACCAAAATGACCGCGCGCGAGGCGGCCTCGAGCCGGGCCTCCGGCCGGGGATGCAGCAGGCCGTGCAGCTTGAGGCCCAGATGCGTGTGCCAGGGCAAGGCCTTGAAACACCCGGCCAACAGCACTGTCCCGGCTTCCGCCTCGCCAAGGCGCAGAAGCAGCTCGGCGCGCAGGTACGCGGCCCAGGCGGCGAAAACCCCTTCCGGGTCCGCCGCGTCCAGGGCGTCCAGGGCGGTCAAGGCCTCGGCGGGCGCGGCGTGGAGGACGAGCAGCTCGGCCAGCAGGCGCGCGCGCAAACACGCGGCCCCGCCTCCCAGAAGCCTTGGCCAGGGGCAGGCGTCCAGGGCCGCCAAGGCAAGGTCCGCGGTGGGCTGGCGCGTCAGGCCGTCCCAGGCCGGGGCCAGCCAGGCCAGGGCGGAACGGGCGTCGCGCAGGCGTGGCAACAGAATCCGCAGAATGTCCCCGGCGCGGCCCTCGGAGAGCAGCAGCCCCAGCTCCGCCGGGTCCGGCCCGCCGGACAGCAACGGCGCAAGGACGGCGGCCATGCGGCCGGAAGGGCTTGCCGCCAGCGGCCCGGCCAGCAGGGCCGCGCGCGCGGCGTCCAGGGGCGCGCGCTGCCAGGACCACAGGGCCAGCCCGGCCCCGCAGGCGACAATATCGGGGTCTGCCGCGCCACAGGCCGTGGCGGCCAAATGCCGCGCCAGGCCAGGCTCCTCCAAGCCCATGGCCCAGTGGGGCAGCGCGGCGTGGAGCTTGTCAGCCAGTGCGGCCGGGGCTATGGACAGGGCCGGGAAGCCTGAGGGGCGGGTCATGGGGCCTCGCTTGCTGCTGGGGTGGACATGCTGGCCGCACTGTAGGCCATGCACGCGAGGATGAAAAGGAGCAGGGCATGGATCTGGAACTGGAGCGCGGGCTTGCGGAGACGGCGGCGGCGCTCGCGCACGGCGGTGTGGCCGTGTACCCCACGGAAACCCTCTACGCCCTGGGCTGCCGCGCCGAGGACGCCCGCGCCTGCGCGCGCATCGCCGCCCTCAAGGGGCGCCCCGAGGCCAAGCCCTTTCCGCTCATCGTGGCCGACATGGACGGCCTGGCCGCCATTGCCGAGGAACTGCCAGAGGACGTGCTCCGCCTGGCCGGAGCCTTCTGGCCCGGGCCGCTCTCCGTGCTGGTCCGCACCAGGGACTCCCTGCCCCGCCACGTGCGCGACGCCGACGGCTTCTCCTCCGTGCGCATGAGCCCGCATCCCACGGCCCGCGCGCTGTGCCGCCTGGCTGGCCCGGCCCTTGTGGCCACCAGCGCCAACAAAAGCGGCCGACCCGCCACGGCCCTGCCCGCCGAGCTGGACCCCGGCCTGCTTGCCGGGGCCGATGCAAGCCTGCTTTGCCCGCCCCTGCCCGGCGGCGGCGCGCCCTCCACCCTGGTGCGTCTGCTGGGCGGCGGCAGGCTGCGCGTGCTGCGCCTTGGCGCAGTGGACGCGCAGGCACTTGGCGCAGTGTTCCGGCTTGAACCGCACGCGCCCTGACCCGGCCCGTAAAAAATCCTGAACCACGCCCACAGGGTTTCCGGGCATTTCCTCTTTCATGGTTTAAATTTCTGTACCATTTCCTTGCATTCCAGCCACCCCACGCGGACACAGCCCGCGAAAAGTATCTGGCAACACACTGAATTAGAACGATTATTTTTTATCCACCTCAAAGTGCCCCCACTTGGCCCGACTCTTGCTCTATTGAAAGCATCCTTCCTTCTTTTGCTGAAATCGGCTTCCCTGGGGCGGTCCCACGGGAAGCCGATTTCGTTTCAGGGGTCCGCACGGGCCGCTGCAGCCCACAAGCCCCCGCCATTCCGCCATGGGCGCACGTTTCCCGGCTTTCCCCGGCCAAGGCTCAAGGAAGCCCGCCGCGCGGTTGGAGGCGCACAAGTGCCTCTGCGCGCCCCGCAACGCGCCTCCGCCATTCCCGACCCATCCGGTACAAAGACTTTGACCGCCCCTCCTGCCGCCGCCGGGGCCCGTCCGTTTGAAACCAGATTCTCGCGGATTCGTCACCCCAATGTGCTTGTCAGCCCGCGCGAAATGGCCTAAGCAGGAAATGCTGTACGCAAAAGACCAGTATCGGCGGTCTTTGCGTCAAGCGGAAGGAGAACGCGTGCCCGCAGGCCAGCAACCCAGAAACCCCGCCCCCACCGTGGACGTTGTCATTTTCGACCCGGCGCGCGGGGTGGTGCTGGTGGAGCGCAAGAACCCGCCTCCGGGCTGGGCCTTGCCGGGGGGCTTCGTGGACTACGGGGAAAGCTGCGAGGCGGCGGCCCTGCGCGAGGCGCGCGAGGAGACCGGGCTCGACATCGTGCTCATCGGGCTGGTGGGCGTGTACTCCGACCCCGCCCGCGACCCGCGCGGGCACACCATGAGCGTGGTCTACGCCGCCCAGGCACTGGAACCGGCGCGCCTGCAAGCGGGCGACGACGCCGCAAACGCCGCCTTCCACCAGTTGGACGCTTTGCCGCCCCTGGCCTTTGACCACGGGCGCATCGTCCGCGACTTCATGTCCGGCCTGGCCCGCCTTCGCCCGTAAGGTTCGCCGCCGGACCGAACTGACCTGCGCCGGAGCCGACCCGGCCGGTCGTTTTGAGGGCTCGCATGGGCATCAAGCCGCTCGTCCTGTTCATGACCTCGGAGATGTATCCTTTCTCCAAGACCGGCGGTCTGGCCGACGTGCTGGGGGCCCTGCCCCTGACGCTCTTCCGCATGGGCGTGAACGCCGCCGTGGTCACCCCGCTCTACGGCCGCATGAACACCTCGGAGTTCGGCCTGCGCCTGCTCACGGAGCGCTGCCCCGTGGGCTACCCCTGGGCGCCCATCACGGCGGAAATCTACCAGGCCGACTACTACGGAATGCCCATCTACTTCGTGGGCCGGGGCGAGTACTTCGACCGCAGAAACCTCTACAACACCCACGCGGGCGACTACTTCGACAACTGCGAGCGCTTCAATTTCTTCTGCCGCGCCACGCTGGAGTGGGCGCGCAGGCTCGACTGGGCCCCGGCCGTCATTCACGCCCACGACTGGCAGAGCGCGCTTGTGCCCGCCTATCTGCACTTCTGGCGACGCACGGACCCCTTCTGGAAAGACACCAAGACGGTCCTGACCATCCACAATCTGGCCTTCCAGGGCCGCTTCGCCTCGCGGCTGTTCTTCGAATCCGGCCTGCCCGCGGAGGCCTGGAACATGGACGGGGCCGAATTCTACGGCGACTTCAACCTGCTCAAGACCGGCATCGCCTACGCCGATTCCGTGACCACGGTGAGCCCCTCCTACGCCGAGGAAATCCTGACCCCGCGGTTCGGCTGCGGCCTGGAGGGAATGCTGGCCCGAAGACGCGGCGTGCTGCGCGGCATTCTGAACGGGGCCGACTACAGCGTATGGGATCCCCGCGACGACAAATTCCTGCCGTGCATCTACAAGGCGGGCTGCGCAGAAGGCAAAAAGGACTGCAAGGCCGCGCTCCTGAAGGAAATGCACCTGCCCGACCAGTTGGAGGACCGCCCGGTCATGAGCTTCATCGGCCGCTTCCGGGGGCAGAAAGGCGTGGATCTGTTGATCGACATCATCCCCCGGCTCATGGAGCGGGAGGTGGGACTCATCGTGCTGGGCGAGGGCAAACTGGAGCACGAGGCCCGGCTGCAGGAACTGGCCGAAGTGCACCAGGACCGCCTGCGCGTCATCGTGGGCTACTCCGAGGACCTGGCCCACCGCATCCAGGCCGGGTCGGACATCTTCCTCATGCCGTCGCGCTACGAGCCCTGCGGCCTGACGCAGATGTACGCCCTGCGCTTCGGCACGCCGCCGGTGGCCACGGCCGTGGGCGGCCTGCGCGACACCATCGTGCCCCATCCCGCCCCCGGTGCCACGGGCTTCACCTT
This genomic stretch from Humidesulfovibrio mexicanus harbors:
- a CDS encoding D-2-hydroxyacid dehydrogenase, with the protein product MSETPRIVVLDAWTMGREAYWELIGDQGELTLYDRTAPEELLERAHGAQVLFTNKTVLDKNAIEALPELRCICLLATGYNVVDVAAAAARGIPVCNVPGYSPSSVAQHVMAVTLELFGKACRHARAVAEGRWSAQPDFCFWDAPIMELANKTMGVVGFGAIGARVAELAHAFGMNVLAYAPRAKELPPYGPFAFASLVDLFEDADVVSLHCPLTPETENMVDAALLARMKPSAFLVNTARGQLVDEDALAAALQEGRIGGAALDVLRQEPPAADHPLLGAPNCLVTPHVAWASVEARRRLIGIAAANVRAFLAGSPQNVVNGVGR
- a CDS encoding glycosyltransferase family 2 protein, with amino-acid sequence MTRPSGFPALSIAPAALADKLHAALPHWAMGLEEPGLARHLAATACGAADPDIVACGAGLALWSWQRAPLDAARAALLAGPLAASPSGRMAAVLAPLLSGGPDPAELGLLLSEGRAGDILRILLPRLRDARSALAWLAPAWDGLTRQPTADLALAALDACPWPRLLGGGAACLRARLLAELLVLHAAPAEALTALDALDAADPEGVFAAWAAYLRAELLLRLGEAEAGTVLLAGCFKALPWHTHLGLKLHGLLHPRPEARLEAASRAVILVYSWNKAELTRQTLASLARTDMGGARVLALDNGSADGTGEAMEASAGLFAPGALRVIRLPVNVGAPAARNWLIAQPEVQAAEFAVFLDDDVVLPERWLSRLLGELQANPSAGAAGCRIVSATPPQCLQSADYQLFAPSGREATIRGLPEHVNVFDNCAGALDFGLYSYARPAVHVSGCCHALRVDALRDLGGFDIRFSPTQFDDLDRDLRSAAAGRPAVYAGDVAVAHVQHSSLAKAKGPAAMGQVFGNKIKLEGRHGREEMDAVFRAGLAALWADLRDKWRDMPGG
- a CDS encoding cyclic nucleotide-binding domain-containing protein, which codes for MKRVSQGSFLQRTVLKHNVVFSEGSKGDEAYLLVEGKVEISGNVDGRKKVFAVLKPVSIFGEMALFLESHSRTATAIALEDSKVVVLNGDDLDGYIQTAPPAIQAILNVMVTRLKNTTKKALRAPNVPMGIVRVLDLFAANGQSELLYDSAVRQLADVFVCAPATIEGYLQGLVGQRHISIETTGADGPATTGRRVIRIITPHLLQAVLLGGKDQAGAEQHA
- a CDS encoding NUDIX domain-containing protein, which produces MPAGQQPRNPAPTVDVVIFDPARGVVLVERKNPPPGWALPGGFVDYGESCEAAALREAREETGLDIVLIGLVGVYSDPARDPRGHTMSVVYAAQALEPARLQAGDDAANAAFHQLDALPPLAFDHGRIVRDFMSGLARLRP
- a CDS encoding ABC transporter permease, producing the protein MDFFSEGFSRAVALLLALDPETFSAVWATAGVTALALAASLALGLPLGFALGHFRFPGRRAVRLFVDWMLSLPTVVIGLIVYGLFTTRGPLGEWGLLFTVPGMAVGLTLLGLPIVTAMTATAVESTDVRLTQTVLAFGADRWQLLCATLAEARFSMALASASAFGRIVSEVGIAMMVGGNIKWHTRTITTAIALETGKGEFATGIALGIVLMLVALAVNVLVGLLRLRSGADWRGRA
- a CDS encoding substrate-binding domain-containing protein codes for the protein MRKFSLVLTVLALLALLAFCGSALAAESILVGTTTSTADTGLLDSLAPKVLKDTGLDMRWIAVGTGKALEHGKNCDVDVLMVHAPGAEKKFIADGFGVQRSEFMYNDFVIVGPAKDPAKIKGAGAGDSLKTIAAAKAVFVSRGDDSGTHKLEQGLWKNAGLAPDKDAWYVSVGQGMLATLRIAAERGAYTITDRGTWIAYEAKDHGKSGLVILSEGDLALRNQYSIILLAQKCAKIKHGAAKKLLDWFVSPVGQKAIADFKVEGKQLFIPNAAK
- the glgA gene encoding glycogen synthase GlgA is translated as MKPLVLFMTSEMYPFSKTGGLADVLGALPLTLFRMGVNAAVVTPLYGRMNTSEFGLRLLTERCPVGYPWAPITAEIYQADYYGMPIYFVGRGEYFDRRNLYNTHAGDYFDNCERFNFFCRATLEWARRLDWAPAVIHAHDWQSALVPAYLHFWRRTDPFWKDTKTVLTIHNLAFQGRFASRLFFESGLPAEAWNMDGAEFYGDFNLLKTGIAYADSVTTVSPSYAEEILTPRFGCGLEGMLARRRGVLRGILNGADYSVWDPRDDKFLPCIYKAGCAEGKKDCKAALLKEMHLPDQLEDRPVMSFIGRFRGQKGVDLLIDIIPRLMEREVGLIVLGEGKLEHEARLQELAEVHQDRLRVIVGYSEDLAHRIQAGSDIFLMPSRYEPCGLTQMYALRFGTPPVATAVGGLRDTIVPHPAPGATGFTFQDPTPDGFFAAIQQALELWDADKPAWEAMVDRAMGQDFSWEQSAAQYIDLYRSLGARV
- a CDS encoding L-threonylcarbamoyladenylate synthase, whose product is MDLELERGLAETAAALAHGGVAVYPTETLYALGCRAEDARACARIAALKGRPEAKPFPLIVADMDGLAAIAEELPEDVLRLAGAFWPGPLSVLVRTRDSLPRHVRDADGFSSVRMSPHPTARALCRLAGPALVATSANKSGRPATALPAELDPGLLAGADASLLCPPLPGGGAPSTLVRLLGGGRLRVLRLGAVDAQALGAVFRLEPHAP